From Rutidosis leptorrhynchoides isolate AG116_Rl617_1_P2 chromosome 3, CSIRO_AGI_Rlap_v1, whole genome shotgun sequence, a single genomic window includes:
- the LOC139899287 gene encoding histone acetyltransferase GCN5-like isoform X2, whose amino-acid sequence MDTHSSHLTAPLRSRSSQTPSPSHSASASATSSIHKRKLIAPEDHPPPFPSSFSDTRDGALTSNDDLESISARGGADSDDSEEFEDAVDDDEEEYDDSSMRNFTTSRLENNVGPAARNTKPKTENSVKVEPSEVGKDGLGGPVGSAAVSTPAAVSGSAVKEETVKSIFTENLQTSGAYCGREESLKREEEAGKLKFVCVSNDRIDEHMMWLIGLKNIFARQLPNMPKEYIVRLVMDRGHKSVMVIKGNSVMGGITYRPYVSQKFGEIAFCAITSDEQVKGYGTRLMNHLKQHARDVDGLTHFLTYADNNAVGYFNKQGFTKDIFLEKERWHGYIKDYDGGILMECKIDPKLPYTDLSTMIHRQRQAIDEKIRELSNCHIVYPGIDFQKKESGIPKRICKLEDIPGLREAGWSPDQWGHSRFKFVNASSDGTLNPKLTNFMRAVLKAMHDHIDAWPFKEPVDVRDVPDYYDIIRDPMDLKTMSRRVESEQYYVALEMFLADARRMFANARTYNSPETIYFKCSTRLEAFFSSRVQSGLQSFLKIQQ is encoded by the exons ATGGATACACATTCATCACACTTAACGGCACCCCTCCGATCACGTAGTTCGCAAACACCGTCACCGTCACATTCAGCCTCGGCTTCCGCTACCTCATCCATCCACAAACGAAAGCTCATCGCGCCTGAAGACCATCCTCCGCCCTTCCCTTCGTCATTCTCCGACACTCGCGACGGTGCGCTTACCTCCAATGACGATCTCGAGAGCATCAGCGCACGTGGAGGTGCTGATTCCGACGATTCCGAAGAGTTCGAAGATGCTgttgatgatgatgaggaagaatACGATGATTCGTCTATGCGGAACTTTACAACATCTCGTTTGGAGAATAATGTAGGGCCTGCTGCACGAAACACGAAGCCGAAAACGGAAAATTCGGTGAAAGTTGAGCCGTCGGAAGTAGGGAAAGATGGCCTTGGCGGTCCGGTTGGATCAGCGGCTGTGTCGACTCCAGCGGCAGTTTCGGGGAGTGCTGTGAAGGAGGAAACAGTGAAAAGTATATTTACTGAGAATCTGCAGACCAGTGGAGCTTATTGTGGTAGAGAAGAGAGTTTAAAAAGAGAG GAGGAAGCGGGAAAACTTAAATTTGTCTGCGTTTCAAATGATAGAATTGATGAGCATATGATGTG GTTAATTGGATTGAAGAATATATTTGCAAGGCAATTACCTAACATGCCTAAGGAATACATTGTTCGTCTTGTGATGGATAG AGGTCACAAATCTGTAATGGTCATCAAAGGCAATTCCGTTATGGGTGGTATTACATACCGGCCTTATGTCAG CCAAAAATTTGGGGAGATAGCTTTTTGTGCGATCACATCGGATGAGCAAGTAAAGGGTTATGGCACTAGACTAATGAATCATTTAAAGCAACATGCACGAGATGTGGATGGGCTTACTCATTTTTTGACGTATGCAGACAACAACGCTGTTGGTTATTTTAATAAACAG GGCTTTACAAAAGATATTTTCTTGGAGAAAGAACGGTGGCATGG GTACATTAAAGATTATGATGGAGGGATTCTCATGGAATGTAAAATTGATCCAAAACTCCCATACACGGATCTATCAACCATGATTCACCGTCAGAGGCAG GCAATTGATGAGAAAATAAGAGAGCTCTCAAACTGTCACATTGTCTACCCTGGTATTGATTTCCAAAAG AAAGAATCTGGAATTCCAAAAAGGATATGTAAACTTGAAGATATTCCTGGTTTGA GGGAAGCTGGGTGGAGTCCTGATCAATGGGGACATTCTCGTTTTAAGTTTGTTAATGCTTCATCTGATGGTACTTTGAATCCAAAGTTGACTAATTTCATGCGAGCAGTTCTAAAG GCAATGCACGACCATATTGATGCTTGGCCTTTTAAGGAACCTGTTGATGTTCGTGATGTTCCAGACTATTATGACATCATTAGAGATCCCATGG ATCTTAAGACCATGTCAAGACGGGTGGAGTCAGAACAGTATTATGTAGCACTGGAGATGTTCCTTGCTGATGCCAGGAGGATGTTTGCCAATGCTCGAACCTATAATTCTCCAGAAACTATTTATTTCAAATGTTCCACCAG GCTAGAAGCATTCTTTTCGAGTAGAGTACAGTCGGGTCTGCAATCATTTCTGAAGATTCAGCAATAA
- the LOC139899287 gene encoding histone acetyltransferase GCN5-like isoform X1, whose amino-acid sequence MDTHSSHLTAPLRSRSSQTPSPSHSASASATSSIHKRKLIAPEDHPPPFPSSFSDTRDGALTSNDDLESISARGGADSDDSEEFEDAVDDDEEEYDDSSMRNFTTSRLENNVGPAARNTKPKTENSVKVEPSEVGKDGLGGPVGSAAVSTPAAVSGSAVKEETVKSIFTENLQTSGAYCGREESLKREEEAGKLKFVCVSNDRIDEHMMWLIGLKNIFARQLPNMPKEYIVRLVMDRGHKSVMVIKGNSVMGGITYRPYVSQKFGEIAFCAITSDEQVKGYGTRLMNHLKQHARDVDGLTHFLTYADNNAVGYFNKQGFTKDIFLEKERWHGYIKDYDGGILMECKIDPKLPYTDLSTMIHRQRQAIDEKIRELSNCHIVYPGIDFQKVRSCLLVTSLFGSHIYLYKALISFLQKESGIPKRICKLEDIPGLREAGWSPDQWGHSRFKFVNASSDGTLNPKLTNFMRAVLKAMHDHIDAWPFKEPVDVRDVPDYYDIIRDPMDLKTMSRRVESEQYYVALEMFLADARRMFANARTYNSPETIYFKCSTRLEAFFSSRVQSGLQSFLKIQQ is encoded by the exons ATGGATACACATTCATCACACTTAACGGCACCCCTCCGATCACGTAGTTCGCAAACACCGTCACCGTCACATTCAGCCTCGGCTTCCGCTACCTCATCCATCCACAAACGAAAGCTCATCGCGCCTGAAGACCATCCTCCGCCCTTCCCTTCGTCATTCTCCGACACTCGCGACGGTGCGCTTACCTCCAATGACGATCTCGAGAGCATCAGCGCACGTGGAGGTGCTGATTCCGACGATTCCGAAGAGTTCGAAGATGCTgttgatgatgatgaggaagaatACGATGATTCGTCTATGCGGAACTTTACAACATCTCGTTTGGAGAATAATGTAGGGCCTGCTGCACGAAACACGAAGCCGAAAACGGAAAATTCGGTGAAAGTTGAGCCGTCGGAAGTAGGGAAAGATGGCCTTGGCGGTCCGGTTGGATCAGCGGCTGTGTCGACTCCAGCGGCAGTTTCGGGGAGTGCTGTGAAGGAGGAAACAGTGAAAAGTATATTTACTGAGAATCTGCAGACCAGTGGAGCTTATTGTGGTAGAGAAGAGAGTTTAAAAAGAGAG GAGGAAGCGGGAAAACTTAAATTTGTCTGCGTTTCAAATGATAGAATTGATGAGCATATGATGTG GTTAATTGGATTGAAGAATATATTTGCAAGGCAATTACCTAACATGCCTAAGGAATACATTGTTCGTCTTGTGATGGATAG AGGTCACAAATCTGTAATGGTCATCAAAGGCAATTCCGTTATGGGTGGTATTACATACCGGCCTTATGTCAG CCAAAAATTTGGGGAGATAGCTTTTTGTGCGATCACATCGGATGAGCAAGTAAAGGGTTATGGCACTAGACTAATGAATCATTTAAAGCAACATGCACGAGATGTGGATGGGCTTACTCATTTTTTGACGTATGCAGACAACAACGCTGTTGGTTATTTTAATAAACAG GGCTTTACAAAAGATATTTTCTTGGAGAAAGAACGGTGGCATGG GTACATTAAAGATTATGATGGAGGGATTCTCATGGAATGTAAAATTGATCCAAAACTCCCATACACGGATCTATCAACCATGATTCACCGTCAGAGGCAG GCAATTGATGAGAAAATAAGAGAGCTCTCAAACTGTCACATTGTCTACCCTGGTATTGATTTCCAAAAGGTACGCTCATGTTTACTTGTCACTTCACTATTTGGAAGCCACATTTATTTATATAAAGCGCTCATATCTTTCTTACAGAAAGAATCTGGAATTCCAAAAAGGATATGTAAACTTGAAGATATTCCTGGTTTGA GGGAAGCTGGGTGGAGTCCTGATCAATGGGGACATTCTCGTTTTAAGTTTGTTAATGCTTCATCTGATGGTACTTTGAATCCAAAGTTGACTAATTTCATGCGAGCAGTTCTAAAG GCAATGCACGACCATATTGATGCTTGGCCTTTTAAGGAACCTGTTGATGTTCGTGATGTTCCAGACTATTATGACATCATTAGAGATCCCATGG ATCTTAAGACCATGTCAAGACGGGTGGAGTCAGAACAGTATTATGTAGCACTGGAGATGTTCCTTGCTGATGCCAGGAGGATGTTTGCCAATGCTCGAACCTATAATTCTCCAGAAACTATTTATTTCAAATGTTCCACCAG GCTAGAAGCATTCTTTTCGAGTAGAGTACAGTCGGGTCTGCAATCATTTCTGAAGATTCAGCAATAA
- the LOC139902577 gene encoding protein ELC-like, with amino-acid sequence MTSPSPIDIIDNAMFSNTAFALAYTDPDQKWLIRKHLLSLHSEFPSLFPAIDTFTHNDGTIVNLLKIEGYLHIDHSLPMIHLNIWIHELYPSMAPMVQVTTDQTKPIRSNHPFVDPSGVTTSSYLHTWVPYRYDLLGLVYNLVNLFSLDHPFYFLSVPSKCHVSYMSKIECMDQLWCMLHYDMIAFRETTNDEVEKLTNLQDTMRMRVDITNNHIIELDREQIELKKRVEEMINDADTLINWLTINKVNLSLAMGGKVEDAFECVDDESKLVMELVAEDKALDDMIYALEQYVGRCVMSYECYIKQVRILARGQFFVRAKLEKLKGPQILEFLD; translated from the coding sequence ATGACATCACCATCTCCAATTGATATCATCGATAATGCAATGTTTAGCAACACTGCATTTGCTTTAGCATATACCGATCCCGACCAAAAATGGCTAATACGGAAACACTTGCTTTCGCTTCATAGTGAATTCCCATCGTTGTTTCCTGCTATTGACACATTCACCCACAACGACGGAACAATAGTTAACTTACTAAAAATCGAGGGTTACCTACATATCGATCACTCGTTACCCATGATCCATCTAAACATTTGGATCCATGAGCTTTACCCTAGTATGGCTCCAATGGTTCAAGTAACTACAGATCAAACCAAGCCAATTCGTTCAAACCACCCATTCGTCGATCCATCTGGAGTCACAACCTCGTCGTATCTCCACACGTGGGTACCTTATAGGTATGACTTATTAGGTCTTGTTTATAATTTAGTAAACCTATTTTCACTAGACCATCCTTTTTATTTTCTTAGTGTCCCTAGCAAGTGTCACGTGTCATACATGTCGAAAATTGAATGTATGGATCAACTTTGGTGCATGCTTCACTATGACATGATTGCATTTAGGGAAACCACAAACGACGAAGTAGAAAAACTTACTAATCTTCAAGATACGATGAGGATGCGTGTTGACATTACAAACAACCATATCATTGAGCTAGACCGTGAACAAATCGAGTTAAAGAAAAGAGTTGAGGAAATGATTAATGATGCCGATACGTTGATAAATTGGTTAACAATTAATAAGGTAAACTTAAGTTTAGCTATGGGAGGAAAAGTTGAAGATGCATTCGAATGTGTAGATGATGAATCAAAATTGGTTATGGAGTTGGTAGCCGAGGATAAAGCTTTGGATGACATGATATATGCGTTGGAACAATATGTTGGAAGATGTGTTATGAGTTATGAATGTTACATTAAACAAGTTCGGATTTTGGCAAGGGGTCAATTCTTCGTTAGGGCCAAACTTGAAAAGTTAAAGGGTCCTCAAATATTGGAGTTCCTTGATTGA